A region of the Candidatus Methylomirabilis oxygeniifera genome:
TCAGGATCGATCCCCCGTCGCCCGGCCCGCCCGGCCATCTGGAACAGCTCTCCGACGGTGAGCCCCCGGAACCCGAGATCGCTTCGCTTGCGAAGTCCACCGATCACGACGCTCTTAGCCGGCATATGAATCCCCAGGCTCATCGTTTCGGTCGCAAAGACCACCTGCACCAGTCCCCGCTCAAACAGGAGTTCGGTGAGCCGCTTCAATGCCGGCAGGACGCCGGCGTGGTGCAGCCCCGCACCTCGACGGAGCCCGCTCAGAATCAGTCGATTCAGATCGCTCTCAAGACTGATGCTCGGGTAGTCGAGAAGCGTCTGTTGGATCGTCTCCTCAACCTCCTCACCCCTGGCGGGATCCAGGAGCGGCTCGCCGCGCTCCAGGAGACGAGCGAGAGCTCGCTCGCATCCAGATCGACTGAAGATAAAGTAGATGGCCGGCAGCCAACGGCGCGCCCGCAATGCGGCAATCGCGATACTCTCGTCGAGCGCGCGACGGCGGAAGGGGCGGTGCCGACCTTCCCTACGTCGTTCCCATCGGCCCGCCTCGCGCCCCTCCGATACGCTTCGGTCAGAAAAGAACGCGTGCAGGATCCGCCGGACCGAAGCCGGTTCCGGCGGCCAGAGCTGCCCCTCCCTGTCGCAGAGCAGGTACTGCAGCGGCACCGGCCTGACCGGATGGTGGATAGGCCGGATCGGGCGATGTGTCTGGCCGATCCACTCGGCAATCTCCCTGATGTTGCTGACAGTGGCCGAAAGAGCAACAAGCTGGACCTCAGGAGGGCAGTTGATGATGATCTCTTCCCATACGGTCCCCCGCCCGACATTCCCCATGTAGTGGCATTCGTCCAGCACCACATAGCGAAGCCCCTCACATTCCCCCCCGTAAAACTTGTTTCGGAGGATCTCTGTAGTCATGACGACGAGAGGCGCGCGAGGGTTGACCTTCACGTCGCCGGTGAGAATGCCGACCGTCTCTTCACCCCACTGACGGGTGAAATCGGCATATTTCTGGTTGCTCAAGGCCTTCAGAGGGGTCGTGTAGGCGATACGATGCTGATGGGCCAAGGCTCGAAAGATCGCGAATTCAGCGATAAGGGTCTTGCCGGCGCCGGTCGGCGCGGACACGATCACGGAACTGCCCTCCGCAATCAGACCGATAGCCTCTTCCTGGAACGGGTCGAAGGGGAACGGATACCGGTCGCGAAACGCGTCGATCAGCGCCTGCGCGTCCCGCGGCATGGACGATGAATCGATCTCGATGGGCCTGTCTCCTTTCGGCATCTTTATGAGCAACACCCCATGCAGTACGAGCCACACCACCGTGCACGAAAACCCCCTCAATCCCCCTTTACAAAAGGGGGAGGCAGGGACGCGCATCGGTAGCCCCCCTTTTTTACGAAAGGGGGGTCAGGGGGGTTTGTCTGAAACTGATGGCTGAGCGCTGATAGCTGAACGCTCTTCTCTGAGCAACAGTAGCAGATTGCGCCAGGCACTTCAACCAGTTCGGCTCTGTCTTGAGTGATCTGCTTGCTCCGGGAGGTTACGTCGTGTAGATTAGTAAGAGGTACTGGAGGGACTTCTGCGATCGACTTCAGGCGTGTTCGGACGGTGGCTCGAGGTCATTCAGTCGATTGTCAAGCAGCAGCAACAACAGAGGAACGCCA
Encoded here:
- a CDS encoding putative helicase (Evidence 3 : Function proposed based on presence of conserved amino acid motif, structural feature or limited homology) gives rise to the protein MVWLVLHGVLLIKMPKGDRPIEIDSSSMPRDAQALIDAFRDRYPFPFDPFQEEAIGLIAEGSSVIVSAPTGAGKTLIAEFAIFRALAHQHRIAYTTPLKALSNQKYADFTRQWGEETVGILTGDVKVNPRAPLVVMTTEILRNKFYGGECEGLRYVVLDECHYMGNVGRGTVWEEIIINCPPEVQLVALSATVSNIREIAEWIGQTHRPIRPIHHPVRPVPLQYLLCDREGQLWPPEPASVRRILHAFFSDRSVSEGREAGRWERRREGRHRPFRRRALDESIAIAALRARRWLPAIYFIFSRSGCERALARLLERGEPLLDPARGEEVEETIQQTLLDYPSISLESDLNRLILSGLRRGAGLHHAGVLPALKRLTELLFERGLVQVVFATETMSLGIHMPAKSVVIGGLRKRSDLGFRGLTVGELFQMAGRAGRRGIDPEGTCLMALDSAEGVEDAVRLVRGDPEPIDSRFRIGYSSAALLIEMQREPEAIRKTIEKSFGQFQNRRKIEVSRREQEELIRRLADAEGMTSPCCPVSTLIEYRERRAAIEQERQRIGTLRVATARAGRGGGRGRGRRSAGSPTFFWGNYEESRSKLDAMALALSQMPCHRCAERSLRERQLKQSRRLGQMLERHHQTQQQLQNSYWEQFLRVVGILQYFGYVDDGRLGAEGRLIASLRHDNELLVARVAFSGLLQGLVPEELAGLLSCLVEEPRATEQAAAKLFLRDQAHLRRRVKTLEELSQEVDKVQRSYQVELPVSMHTTYLAATHRWVSGEDDWLALVEQSFGGHEGDLIRAFRRLIDLCRQLEESPELPADLTRTLSRATEMLDRGIVLESALI